The following are from one region of the Methanospirillum hungatei genome:
- a CDS encoding winged helix-turn-helix domain-containing protein codes for MRKDEIEERIIQIEKQIRDLGSIQREQGELIISELRSFQNLFIEEKIEVMRKQITQGYQRLLLDLVLNTMRREFESVCPNPCSLYNRTDCIDFFMCRLKESAERMDPDEADDFLKNQIQIDDELMNKYPELRQKPCISCFQVYTTERDQLMKAIGELSLTRSGLKRQGQISYMKDLPDEMVLSRIIEPLSHPVRFSMIKALSRGGMSYKELSTLTGYKGGHLLFHVTRLIEAELVAKDATSGQYLITEKGFGLMEMIKKMYSGL; via the coding sequence ATGCGTAAAGATGAGATAGAAGAGCGAATTATTCAGATCGAGAAACAAATACGTGATTTGGGATCTATCCAGCGTGAGCAGGGTGAATTGATCATCTCCGAACTACGGTCATTCCAGAACCTGTTTATTGAGGAAAAGATCGAAGTAATGCGTAAACAGATCACTCAGGGCTATCAAAGACTCCTTCTTGATTTAGTTTTAAACACAATGCGTCGTGAATTTGAATCTGTTTGCCCAAATCCATGTTCTTTATATAACCGAACCGACTGTATTGATTTTTTCATGTGCCGTCTGAAAGAATCTGCCGAACGTATGGATCCGGATGAAGCAGATGATTTCTTAAAAAACCAGATCCAGATCGACGACGAACTGATGAATAAATATCCGGAACTCAGACAAAAGCCTTGTATCTCCTGTTTTCAGGTGTATACAACAGAACGCGATCAACTGATGAAGGCAATAGGTGAACTGTCATTGACCAGATCCGGATTGAAACGACAGGGACAGATCTCTTACATGAAAGATCTTCCAGATGAGATGGTTTTATCCAGGATTATCGAACCTCTATCTCACCCAGTCCGGTTCAGTATGATCAAAGCATTATCAAGAGGTGGAATGAGTTACAAGGAACTTAGTACACTCACCGGGTACAAAGGTGGACACCTTCTCTTTCATGTAACCCGGCTGATTGAAGCAGAACTCGTTGCCAAGGATGCAACATCCGGCCAATACCTCATCACCGAAAAGGGATTTGGACTGATGGAGATGATTAAAAAGATGTATTCCGGTTTGTGA